A single window of Cottoperca gobio chromosome 9, fCotGob3.1, whole genome shotgun sequence DNA harbors:
- the LOC115013559 gene encoding potassium voltage-gated channel subfamily V member 2-like — MQELSRDIYDIYAEYEDEEDDNAAYTKHFSPPKKNYMININVGGKTYEIAYKWASKYPKTRIGRLATYTDHKMKLNLCDDYTVTNNEYFFDRDPDVFHNIMTFYRTGVLWIKDELCPRNFLEEINYWGVRIKNTHRCCRISFEERQDDLNEQLKIQRELEAEVEIEENEELFHNMFMGQQRRAIWNLMEMPFSSVKAKLVAVASSLFVLVSLVAMTLNTVEEMQFRTPKGQLSGKTYWEYVESICIAFFTMEYLLRLVSTPELKSFCKSVLNTVDLIAILPQHLQAILEFFDNEENYMKHEADMQAVGQVGKLGQVLRIMRLMRIFRILKLARHSTGLRAFGFTLRQCYQQVGCLFLFIAMGIFSFSAMVYTVEHDMPQTNFTSIPHAWWWAAVSISTVGYGDIYPETILGRLFAFVCISFGIILNGLPISILFNKFSDYYAKLKSNQYTAAVKNRGKVRFAHRTMKRFNRCFEIRHCPAR, encoded by the exons ATGCAGGAGCTGAGCCGGGACATCTACGACATTTATGCCGAgtatgaagatgaagaggacgACAATGCTGCGTATACCAAGCACTTTTCCCCTCCCAAGAAGAACTACATGATCAACATCAATGTGGGCGGGAAGACCTACGAGATAGCCTACAAGTGGGCCTCCAAGTATCCCAAGACCAGAATAGGGCGACTGGCCACCTACACGGACCATAAGATGAAGCTGAACCTGTGCGACGACTACACTGTGACCAACAATGAGTACTTCTTTGACAGGGACCCCGATGTCTTTCACAACATCATGACCTTCTACAGGACCGGGGTGCTGTGGATCAAGGACGAGTTGTGTCCCCGCAACTTCCTGGAGGAGATAAACTACTGGGGCGTGAGGATCAAGAACACGCACCGCTGCTGCCGCATCTCCTTCGAGGAGAGGCAGGACGATCTGAACGAGCAGCTGAAGATCCAGAGGGAGCTGGAGGCGGAGGTGGAGATCGAGGAGAATGAGGAGCTCTTTCACAACATGTTCATGGGCCAGCAGCGCAGAGCTATCTGGAACTTGATGGAGATGCCTTTTTCGTCTGTCAAGGCCAAGCTGGTGGCGGTGGCCTCCAGCCTGTTTGTCCTGGTGTCCCTGGTGGCCATGACTCTCAACACAGTGGAGGAGATGCAGTTCAGAACTCCCAAAGGTCAGCTCAGTGGTAAGACGTACTGGGAGTACGTTGAGTCCATCTGCATCGCCTTCTTCACCATGGAGTACCTGCTCCGCCTGGTGTCCACTCCTGAGCTCAAATCCTTCTGCAAAAGTGTGCTCAACACCGTGGACCTGATCGCCATCCTGCCTCAGCACCTGCAGGCCATCCTGGAGTTCTTTGACAATGAGGAAAACTACATGAAGCACGAGGCCGACATGCAGGCAGTGGGGCAGGTGGGAAAGCTGGGCCAAGTGTTGCGGATCATGAGGCTGATGCGAATCTTTCGTATCTTGAAACTGGCGCGACACTCCACAGGTCTGCGGGCGTTTGGCTTTACTCTGCGTCAGTGCTACCAGCAAGTGGgctgcctcttcctcttcatcgcCATGGGCATCTTCAGCTTCTCCGCCATGGTTTACACCGTGGAGCACGACATGCCGCAAACAAACTTCACCAGTATTCCTCATGCATGGTGGTGGGCAGCT GTCAGCATCTCCACTGTGGGCTACGGAGACATCTACCCAGAGACCATACTGGGTCGTCTCTTCGCCTTCGTCTGCATCTCTTTTGGAATCATCCTCAACGGTCTGCCCATATCCATCCTCTTCAACAAGTTCTCAGACTATTACGCTAAACTCAAGTCCAATCAGTACACGGCCGCCGTGAAGAATCGAGGGAAGGTGAGATTTGCACACAGGACAATGAAAAGGTTCAACCGCTGCTTTGAAATCCGCCACTGTCCCGCACGCTGA